TCGCATCAGCTCAGGCTGAAGCCTCCATCCACGACGATCACCTGGCCGCACAGCCAGCGCGACTCCGGGCTCAAGAGAAAAGCGATGACCGGCGCCACGTCTGCCGGCGTCCCCAGGCGGTGGCCGGGACGGCGGGCGCATTCGGCTTCGATCTCGCTGAAGGAGGCGAAGCTCCGCAGCGAGTCGGTGTCCACCGGCCCGGCGCAGACGGCGTTCACGTGCACTTGCTGCTCCGCGAGCTCCACGGCGAGATACCGCACCAGCGTCTCCAACGCCCCTTTCATGGCGCCGATGGTGGCATAGCCCGGCAGCACCGCGCGAGCGCCGAGACTGGAGAGCGCCACCACGCCAGCTCCGGGGGCGAGAAGTTCGCGCGCTTCCGCGAGCAAGTGCAGCAGGGCTCCCACGTGGGTGTCCCAGGTGATCTGCCACCTGCCCGGGCGCGTGTCGAGAACGGGAGAGAGGGAGCCGAGGCCAGCGCAATGCACCAATCCATGCAGTGTAGCACTGGCGCCG
The genomic region above belongs to Candidatus Krumholzibacteriia bacterium and contains:
- a CDS encoding SDR family oxidoreductase, with the translated sequence MSTRHVPETATTDRWVLVTGGSRGIGRAAALELARRGWNVVLGYLRNERAAEEVAQEIRALERRVLLAPHNVAKPDECAALVHQVRGASATLHGLVHCAGLGSLSPVLDTRPGRWQITWDTHVGALLHLLAEARELLAPGAGVVALSSLGARAVLPGYATIGAMKGALETLVRYLAVELAEQQVHVNAVCAGPVDTDSLRSFASFSEIEAECARRPGHRLGTPADVAPVIAFLLSPESRWLCGQVIVVDGGFSLS